GTCCGACGCCGTAGTGGTCGGGTCTGTCCATGCTCCACTATCATCTCTGGCGTCTCCTCGTCTGGGtcctcatcatcactatcaatcGGAAACGGATGAGACGGTCCCTCCTGTGCATCTCTGGATGGTGGGTATAGAATAGGATGCATATAATGCTGAAACTCAAGTGTGCCAGGCTCAGGTAGAGGAGTAACCCTCGGGTAAGGATCGAAAGGCACATACTCGGTACAAGGCATCGGAGATGGAATAGGTGGTATAATCTCTAAAGGAGGCAATGAAAATGGTGATGTCGCTGGGGCCGGCTCCCAAGGAGGCAGATCAGCACTGGGAAAAGGTATCAATGTCAAATAATGAAATGGATCAAAGTCCATGTATGGCGTCCTAGTCTGCAGAATGCCCGACTCCGGAACAGCAGAATTCAGGACAATGGGCTCAAAAGCAACGGCCTTATCAGGCACGAATGGCTCCGGAATATACGAAACCTCATCAACTGGGGGTGCAGGTAAGATCGAAAAAGGATCTGTCGGAGGAGGGGGTGCATCATAAGGTGGTGGTGGGGGATCATCAAACACAAAGTAGCGGTGACTAATCGTCgctacaaaacccctaaaatctGCCCGCACAAAACGTCCAAACTCAGTCCTAACTAGATACTGCggctgtcgcagcccgaaaacccaacactagtaatagcggggtacgagtatcgatacgactatttttaaagaataaaagataagaagaactaggtgaacgtcatgcggaagctcacgtcaaagcatgctaaggaaaaacttTATAAAATTAGCCcgagggtaaaatcgtcaacgttgTCATAACTTTTTCGttattaggaatttcacgaacaaaaacaaaacgagtatagttcatttttcataaggaagcataatttgcagagtatcgcagcaaaaggcgaaccgattatatgtatgaagacacataaccgtgagtgtatcgCTTGATCTCAAAAAGGAAACTAAgtagttcaaacatcaagactctattatcataagggcaaaatagtaatttaaattacatcgtttgaaactctcccccatcagcaccagaccaatctcgctccctgcttagcctgcacatttagaaatatatgcagggcgtgagtacataatactcagtgggcaaaagccgaagaacaagaaagatgctcttagagctataggtttgaagcttgccacatctcagcaatacacagaaataagttagtattaaatgaatctgtgcatgcagttttcataatcatgacatcataaataagtaactgcgcagtttaaacattcatcatgtatgtaccacatccactactcatcatcaaaggtactgagaagtaggcctccctctcaagtaccgtgaccggccgacccgaagacggctcacagtcacctctgtgcacaaaatcccgcttgtggcaggactgaaatcgtctcatcagtagagggtaacacacaagctcaacatcaaaattttggcaagtcaaacagttctcaaatatcatttaactcaaaacatttgttaatctcataacatcataaaatcattttagaaagctcattcgataaatatatactcaaaatattgcccacctgaagtccttcgcttattctggaaagaaatcaggcaacttacttcttcgtctcgctcgggccttcatatgtcatcatcacatcgtcatcgtcatcgaaggttcatgtgataaaacaaaccttagtcagaactcaattctaaatccaatctcatcttaactataacttctcactcaacgtctatttacccgttaaaactcaatccctaggtatactcggcttctaaggattcataCGTCCTattttcgacttaactctcaactcggctcaaaatcatagcaatcaagcatataaacaagtataaacacttaagcatatcaaaaacacacataaacaagtcaaaaacaaactttactctacactgactcaactttaaaacctcactaGACTCTGTACCgaactctcctggggtcgtaacttat
The DNA window shown above is from Salvia miltiorrhiza cultivar Shanhuang (shh) unplaced genomic scaffold, IMPLAD_Smil_shh fragScaff_scaffold_39, whole genome shotgun sequence and carries:
- the LOC131002952 gene encoding leucine-rich repeat extensin-like protein 3, which encodes MFELLSFLFEIKRYTHDFRGFVATISHRYFVFDDPPPPPYDAPPPPTDPFSILPAPPVDEVSYIPEPFVPDKAVAFEPIVLNSAVPESGILQTRTPYMDFDPFHYLTLIPFPSADLPPWEPAPATSPFSLPPLEIIPPIPSPMPCTEYVPFDPYPRVTPLPEPGTLEFQHYMHPILYPPSRDAQEGPSHPFPIDSDDEDPDEETPEMIVEHGQTRPLRRRTTADGVDVWEPIPEPHVCYPMVDTDVEDETEDDGDSEETEPMEDEEVEPSGDMTVDDAGSRVSGDGFGGTGWV